ACCATGAATCTCTTATCACAGCTGTTGCAGAACTTGAGAATGACCTTAAAGATGATGCAAGGCCATGGGCAAAAAAGTCACTTGAGAAAATCCAGCTGTTAAAGGCAGATTACTTTAAATAATCAATAAGCCAAATCACGTGTAAGGTGATTTGGCTTATGTTGCAAATTTGTTCATGACTTTTGAAAAATCAATCCTGTCTCCGATTGTCGTTGGTGTTGGTTTTTGCAAATATCGTTTGTCATTTTCGACAAGATTATAAATATTGTAGGTGGTCAGTGCATCATCTAATGCGCAATGATGCCTGCCTGTTCCTTTTTTCCCATACTCTTCAACAGCTTTCCATAAACCCGTCTGATTTCTGTCTCCAAAAAACTTCTTGTACTCCATTGATAAATCTCTGAATTTGCCGGAGAAAGGGAAATCAACATTATTTTTCTGGCAATTTTGCCTGAGTACTTTCATGTCCATATTCCCCCACGTCACAACGGTTGTCTTCGGATAGTCTGCAAACTCCTTTAAGATCGTGATCAATTCCTGAAAGGAAATACCTGAGTTAACCTGTGCCTGAGAAATGTGCAGAAATGATTTGCAGCGATTTGATAAAAAGGGAAACTGAACTGGCCTTACATAAGAGGAAAATTGTTTATGTGCGGTTTGATTGATGATGGAGACGATTCCTACTTCGATTATTTCAGGATAAAATCCGCGCGGGTTGGCTTTTCCTTCTGGCATGGTAAATTCAAAATCAATAAAAATTAATTGATGGTGATCTGCCATACGAACCCTCCTTTCAACTTATTTATTAGACAAAAAAAGAAATTTCCTTTTTATTACTATTATATCACCGAAATGTAAAATATAGCTTTATTTTTCTAAAAATAATGAATATTGCTCAGATATTATTTCTAAAAACGAAAGGATTGATTTATAATATTAAGGGACCCGAAATAAAAACCGGGCTTTTATCTAAAGAAGGTGTTTTTATTTCTATACTAAAACGAAATTTTTTAATCATGTGGACGGCTAACTTTTTTGTTGCAGCAAGTGCGACCATGATTATGCCCTTTTTGTCTTTATACTTGAGCACATTTGGCGATTTTTCAGATGACTATGTGCGCAAATGGGCTGGCTATGTATTTGGCATCTCTTTTTTGATGGCTTTTCTTGTTTCGCCATTATGGGGAAGATTTGGAGATAAGTATGGCTATAAGAAAATTTTGCTGATTACAGGCTCCGGCATTGCCACAAGCATTCTTTTAATGGGTTTCGTAAAATCTGTTCATGAGTTATTTTTACTGCGGCTGGTGATGGGTGCTGTAACTGGATTTATCCCGACTTCTCTCGCTTTAATTTCAGCCCAGACTGAAAAGGAGGTAGCAGGACGCACGCTCGGAACCCTTCAGATGGGGACGGTATCAGGAGGCTTATTCGGACCGCTTATTGGAGGTCTTCTCGCTGACCAGTTTGGTTTTACGTACACGTTTTTCATTACGTCAGGCGTTATATACATATCTGTCCTTCTTGTTGCTTTTGGGATTAAAGAAGCACCGCTCAGAGTAAAAGAGGAAAAAAAGAAATCGTACACAAGAAAACAAGTCTTGCAGCATATTTTTAAATCTCCTCTCCTCTTAACCATTATGTTCTTAACCCTCCTTGTCCAAATTGGCAATTTCAGCATACAGCCGCTGCTAGCTCTTTATGTGAGCGAACTTCACGGCCCGGTCAATCTGGCATTTTTCTCAGGACTCGCTTTTTCCGCTACTGGCGCCGGCAATTTAATCGCTTCAAGGAGATGGGGTTCTCTTGGTGATCGGATTGGACATGAAAAAGTGCTGATTGGATTATTGGTTGCCTCTGTCTTCTGTTTTATTCCGCAGGCGCTTGTCCAAAATTTATGGCAGCTGATGATTTTCCGCTTTCTGTTTGGCATGGCGATTGGCGGCATCATTCCCTGCATTACGGCATTCATCCGCCAGACAGCACCTGTAGCTATGCAGGGCGAGGTCCTTGGCTACAATGTCAGCTTTAAGTTTCTCGGCAATGTTGTCGGACCTGTTCTTGGCGGAATCATTGCAGGCAGCTTCGGAATCTCTGCTGTTTTTTATGTAACAGCCGGTTTGTTTCTGTGCAGCGCGGTTCTATTATGGAAAAGCCTGCGCAGTGAACAAAAAGCCCTGGCAAAAGCGAGCTGAAAACGCGCTATCCAAATTGGAGCGCGTTTTTTCGTCTGCGCCCCATCAGGAAATATCTTCTATCTTATTTCAGCAGATGGTACTATAAGGTGAACACTAATAACCTATAAAGCGAGTGACAGTATTGCGTTCAATAATCGGCTGGATATGCCTGTTTATCATGGCCCCCGTACTTATTTATTTATTTTTCATCTCTGGGGATGAAGTAAAAAATGTGAAAGCTTTATCAGCAGTTTTAGACGAAAAGATTCCTTTAAAAGAAATTCCTCTGACACAAAATAGTTTTATCGTTGATCAAAACGGGTCCCTCGTTTCTGAGATCGTCACAAATCAGGAAAACCGGAGCTTTGTCCCAATTGACAAGATTCCTGAAGCTGTTAAAACCATTTTCATCGTTTCAGAGGATCAAAAATTCTATGAACATATTGGCTTTGATCCTGCCGGGATGGCGAGAGCGGTCATGATTAATGCCAAAAACCAATCCATCGAACAAGGCGGAAGCACAATCACCCAGCAGCTTGCCCGCAATGTCTTTTTATCTCACGAGAAAACCTATAATCGGAAGCTGAGCGAGCTCTTGTATTCCTATCACATAGAGAGAACCTTTTCAAAAGAAGAAATTCTCGAAGGTTATTTAAACGCAGTCTATTTTCATAACGGGGTTTACGGGGTTCAAATGGCAAGCAATTATTATTTCAGCAAGCCAATCGACAAGCTGACACTGGCTCAAATTGCTTTTATCAGTGCTATTCCGAATAATCCAACCTTATATGATCCGATCAAGCATTTTGAAAATACAAAGAAAAGACAGCTGCTGCTGCTTAAAAATCTATTAGACGATGAATATATTACTCAAGAACAATACGACTCTGCTTCAGCAGAAAAGATCAGATTAAATCTGCATCATCGGACAGACCGCTATCCTGACTATGTCACCTATGTACATGATGAACTAAAACGCCTTATTGCTGAAAATGAAGGCTACACAAAAAGAGCAGCAGATGCAGACAAGGATGAAAAAGCTGTCCTTGAGGAAGAGCTTAAAAACAGAGTGCAAGAAGTAGTGAAAAAAGGCGTGATCATCCATACGGCTCTTGATCCAGCCCTGCAGGCTAACGTTGCTGATGCTTTTAAAAATAATCTAAGTGATTCTTCTGTTCAAGGAGCGAGCGTGGTAATTGATCATCATGCTCATCAAATAAAAGCCTTATATGGCGGCCATAATTATCAAAAATTTGATTTCAACCGCGCTTACCAGGCCTATCGCCAGCCAGGATCAGCCATAAAACCATTGCTGGATTATGTTCCGTATATAGATGTAAAAAATGCTGCTGCATCGTCCCTTATAAGCGCAAGACCATTTTGTAAGAAAGACTATTGCCCCAAAAATTATGATGAGAAAACTTACGGAAATGTGACGCTTGAAACGGCTTTTAAAAAATCATACAACACACCTGCTGTCAGAATGCTTGATGAAGTTGGCATTGAAAAAGGATATTCTTATTTAAAGCCGTTCGGTTTCCGTTCGGTAACGCCTGCTGATTACGTGCTTCCATCAGCAATCGGCGGCTTCACAAATGGTTTTTCACCTTTAGAACTAACGCAAGCCTATTCGGCTTTTGCAAATGATGGCGTCTTCCATAAAAGCCATGCCATTATCAAAATAACAGATTTACAAGGGAACGATCTATACAAATGGCAGGAAGAACCGGCAAGAGTGTGGAAAAGCACAACTAATAATGAAATGAGAAAGCTTTTATCGGCTGTTACAGCAAGCGGAACCGGAACAAAAGCCAATCATGCAGCTCCCTATATAGGCGGCAAGACAGGTACGACTAATGACTATAAAGATCTATGGTTTGTCGGTTTAACCGATCGATATGCAGCCGGCGTGTGGATTGGCAAAGACAAATCAGGCAGCATAGTGAATTTAGCCAAATCAGCCCCGCATCAGCTTATATGGAGGGATATCACGAAAAATCGGCCGTTTTAGATTGTTTATTCGTGGAAAAGTAACGATATAGCTTGTAATTGAGGGTGAAATGATGACAAAGGGAAAAATTTTATTATTTGATGGTGTGTGCAATTTCTGTGATGGAACCGTGCAATTTGTGTTAAAGCACGATAAAAAGGCTGTTTTTAAGTTTGCCTCCCTTCAGTCTGATGCAGGACAGCAAATTCTTTCTCATCACAGCCTTCCTCTTTCCGATTTTGACAGTTTCGTTTATGTGGATGGTGACAAGGTTTACCTCAAATCTACGGCTGCTCTGCACGTATTAAAGGAGCTTGGCGGTTTATTCCGGCTAACCTTTTTATTTATAGTCATCCCAAGGCCTATCAGGGATTATGTTTATAGCCTTCTTGCAAAAAACAGATACAAATGGTTTGGAAAGAAGGAATCGTGTACACTCCCTTCTCCTGAAGAAAGAGAAAGATTTTTATAAGAAAAGCCCCTCGCAATAGCCGAGGGGCTTCTTCTATACGGGCAAACTCGCCATCACGCTGTTGTACAATCTCATGCAAATATAAAGGATGCCGAACAAAAAGATGGACCAGAACAGCACATGAAACAAAACAAGTCCAATTAACGAGAACGAAGTTAAGAAAAAGCTGAACTGATAAACAACAAATATGAAATAACAAAGCGTGGCCAGCAGAAAGACAGCGAAAATTCCAATCCCATATTGGATGAGCAGCAGGGAAAGAGCAGCTGCTATTAGATAGATCGCTGATCCAAGCCTGATTTTCTTTAGACTTTCTCCGTCCACATCCTTTGAAAAAAAAAGCAGAGAAAGCTCTGTTACTGTGTCTGCAAGAAGCTTTAGAGCGGAAAAAATCATAAAATAAATAAGAGCAAAAACAATAAACAAGGCTAATTTGATTCCATTCGCTGAAAAGAATTCAAGCATTCCCCCGTAAACACCAAGCCTCTTAAGCACCTTTAAAACCATCATGACAGTCGAGATGGAAAAAGAGGTGCTGAACAGCAGAATGGAAATCAAGGGGAAATAGCTTGTAAAATATGTATTTTTCATTCCATGAATCTCCTAATCTGTCATAATACTCATTCATTATGACCGAGTGCTATCTGGGTTACAAGAACTATTTTCCACATACAAAACAGAACGTCCCAAGACTGACGTTCAGTTTTACTTATTCACATTCACAATCCGAATGTATTCTCTCGGCTTAAATTTCTCAAGCATCCTTTTTTCCTCATTAGACAAATAAAACGGCTCTTCTGTTTCAGACATTTCCGCTTTGCTTTCATTAAAGGAATCAGGATCAATGTAGGTTCGTTTTGTCTTTTCATTTGCAGCCCATGCACTCGTGAACATGGCTGTAAAAATAAAGGAAGCAGTGATGATCTTCTTTTTATTCATATGGATCACCTCATCCCTAGCATGCTCATTCAAAAAAGGAAATATACAAGCCTGCAGTGAAAAAAATCCGTTATTTTTTGGCTGATTTTCGTTTCTTTCTTCTTATTTAATAGAACAGATAAAGGAGGTCAATAATACGTGTGTAAGGAATGCATGAACGAAATATTTACGTTATAATTAATTTTAAATTCAATATAGGGTCTTATGACCGTGAAATTTCATCATAAGGAGGATCAAAAATGACGTTATTACATGCGGCTATCATCTCACCATTTCTACTGGCCATTCTGATACCTTTCCTTTATAAATATTTCAGAAGCGTACATACTGGATGGTTTGTTCTCATTTTGCCGATTGTATTGTTCGTTTATTTTCTTGGGTTTATCGGCGAGACCGTTCAATCAACTGTCAATTGGATACCATCGCTCGGCATTAATTTTACAGCTTATGTGGACGGGCTTGGTCTGCTTTTTGCTTTGCTGATAACAGGTATAGGATCGCTCGTCGTACTGTATTCGATTTATTATCTCTCAAAAGAAAAAGAAAAATTAAATCATTTTTATGTATATCTGCTAATGTTTATGGGAGCTATGCTTGGCGTTGTTCTATCGGATAATGTCATTGTGCTCTACACTTTCTGGGAATTTACGAGCCTTTCATCTTTCTTATTAATCGGCTATTGGTATCACAGAGAAAAATCAAGATACGGTGCATTAAAGTCGATGATGATCACAGTTTTTGGCGGACTTTCAATGCTCGGGGGTTTTGTTCTGCTCTATTTAATGACAGGAACGTTCAGCATCCGTGAAATGATTGAAGCTGTTCCAGGCATCATGACCCACCAGCTGTTTATTCCTGCTCTTGTACTTGTTCTGCTGGGAGCTTTTACGAAATCAGCCCAATTTCCATTTTATATCTGGCTTCCGGATGCGATGGAGGCACCAACGCCTGTCAGCGCGTATCTTCACTCAGCGACGATGGTTAAAGCAGGGATTTATCTTGTTGCAAGGTTCAGCCCTGTATTTGCGATGACGGCTGAATGGTTTTGGCTTGTCAGCATTTTCGGAATCATTACGCTGTTCTGGGGCTCATTAAATGCTGTAAAGCAAACCGATTTAAAAGCGATTCTCGCTTTCTCAACGGTGAGTCAGCTTGGGTTAATCATGTCTTTGCTCGGAGTCGGCGCAGCCGCTCTACATTACGATTCACTTGACGATAATTTTTATACGGTAGCTACTGTTGCAGCAATTTTTCATTTAATTAATCATGCAACATTTAAGGGCAGTCTTTTCATGGTAGCAGGTATTGTTGACCATGAAACCGGCACACGTGATATCCGAAAGCTCGGCGGTTTGATGAGCTTTATGCCGATCACGTTCACAATCGCTGTTATTGGGGCTTTTTCAATGGCCGGTCTGCCTCCATTTAACGGATTTTTAAGTAAAGAAATGTTCTTTACCGGAATGCTCAACGCAACGAAAATGGATATTTTCAATATGGAAACATGGGGATTTTTGTTCCCTGTTCTCGCATGGATTGCAAGTATCTTTACGTTCTTATACAGCATGGTGCTTGTATTTAAAACATTTACAGGTCCTGTTCAATTGGGGAAGCTCGAGCGCAAACCGCATGAAGCACCGCTCGGCATGCTGATTTCTCCAATCATTCTCGGTTCACTTGTTGTGATTTTCGGTTTTTTCCCGAATCTGCTGTCTTATACACTAATTGAGCCTGCAGTAGAATCGATCATGCCGTCTCTGCTTCCTGAAGGCAAAAAGTTTGAAGTTCATATTTCCTTCTGGCATGGATTCAAACCTGAGCTCTTTATGACAATGGGGGTTATAGCGCTTGGCGCAATTGGATACTTGACGCTTGGAAAATGGAGAAAAGTATACGATCTGTTCCCAAAAAAACTTGCGCTCAATAAATTTTATGATGCTTCTTTAAGCGGCATGGAACGCTATTCAAATACATTTACGCGCTTTTACATGACAGGGTTCATCAGAGATTATCTTGCCTATATTTTTGTTTTTCTGATTGTGATAACAGGCGGAACGATGGTCATCAAAGGAGGCTTTTCATTCACTTTGGATGGTACAGCGGAGATTGGCATTTATGAGGCTGTTCTTGCTTTTGCCATGGTGCTTGGAACGGTCACGATTTTATTTTCAAAATCCAGATTGACCGCTATTATTGCACTCGGATCAGTCGGCTACAGTTTAGCCCTGTTCTTTGTCCTGTTTCGCGCACCAGACCTGGCCCTTACCCAGCTTGTAATTGAAACGGTATCGGTGGCGCTGTTTTTACTCTGCTTCTACTTCCTGCCTTCTTTCAAGAAAAGAGAAAAGAAGCTCAGCTTCCGATTAGTGAATTTCTTTATTTCATTGGGAGTGGGACTTGTTGTCACATTGGTTGCTATTTCGGCCAATAGCAATCGCGTCGGCGAAACGATTTCGTCTTTCTTTATTGAAAACAGTTATACAGAAGCCGGCGGTAAAAATATGGTCAACGTTATCTTAGTAGATTTCCGCGGATTTGATACTTTATTTGAGATTACCGTTCTTGGCATTGCTGCACTTGGTATTTACGGCATGGTCAAACTGCGGATGGCAAAGGGGGAGGAAGGATGAAAAAAACACATATCAAAACAAACGACGTGATCCTGCAGACGATTACTAAAGTTGTGTTCTTCATTATCATCATTTTCTCAATTTATCTCTTTTTCGCCGGACACTACACACCTGGCGGCGGATTTGTCGGAGGATTAATGACTTCCTCTGCAATTGTGCTGCTTCTGCTCGCTTATGATGTAAAAACAGTCATCAATATATTGCCTGTCAATTACATTAATCTTGCTGCAGCGGGACTGCTGATCGCCGTTTTAACAGGCGTCGGATCTTTCTTTTTCGGCGTTCCGTTTTTATCCCATACATTCGGTCATGTTGATCTGCCGATTCTTGGGGATACGGAGCTTGCAACAGCAGTCTTGTTTGATCTTGGCGTTTATCTTGTTGTAATCGGTGTAACCCTGACCATTATTCAGACGATTGGAGAGACAGAATAATGGAAATTTTAATGGCAATCGTTGTTGGTATATTGTTTATGGCTGCAACTTATTTAATGCTATCTAAAAGCTTGCTTCGCATTATTATCGGTACAGGTTTGCTGAGCCATGGCGCCCATCTTTTGATCCTTACTATGGGCGGATTGAAAAAAGGCGCAGCACCGCTTCTTGGCGAAGAAGCTTCATCATATGTCGATCCTTTGCCGCAGGCTTTGATTTTAACGGCAATTGTTATCAGCTTTGGTGTTACATCCTTCTTGCTTGTTTTAGCTTACAGAGCGTATCAGGAACTTGGAAGTGATGATATGGATCAGTTAAGGGGAAATGATCATAATGAATAATATCGTGATGCTGCCTCTCATTGTTCCATTATTGGCAGGCATTCTTTTAATCTTTTTCAATAAGTATATAACCGTCCAAAAATGGATGAGCGTCATTGCCTCTTTAATAGCAGGTATCATCTCTTTTCTGCTCGTTTTGGATGTCAGAGAAAATGGTATTCTCACAGTAGAAATCGGAAGCTGGGCGCCTCCGTACGGGATTGTATTCGTTGCAGATATGTTTTCCAGCCTGCTCGTTTTAACAACCAGCATTATCGGGCTGACTTCTATTCTGTTTGCCTTCCGTTCAATCGGGGCTGAAAGAGAGCGTTTTTACTTTTATCCGGCTGTTCAGTTCCTGCTGACTGGTGTAACAGGCGCTTTTTTAACTGGCGATATCTTTAACCTGTTTGTCTTTTTTGAAGTGATGCTTATGAGCTCGTATGTACTGATTGTCCTTGGCGGAACAAAACCGCAGCTGAGGGAATCTATTAAATATATTATCGTGAACATTTTTTCCTCAGCTTTATTCGTCATCACCGTTGCTTACTTATATGCAGTAACAGGCACACTGAATATGGCAGATTTGAGTCAGATAATCAGTGAAAACGGACAAACAGGGATATTGACTGTTATTGCGATTTTATTTTTAGTCGTTTTCGGCATGAAAGGTGCAATCTTTCCGCTTTACTTCTGGATGCCGGGATCTTATCAGGCGCCTCCAGCTGTTGTAACAGCTTTATTTGGAGCTTTGTTAACAAAGGTCGGCGTATATTCCATTACTCGGGTATATTCACTCATTTTCATTCATGACACGGGCTATACGCATCAGATTTTAGCATGGCTCTCTGTTCTGACCATTCTGTTCGGAGTAATTGGAGCAGTTGCATATTGGGATATAGAAAAGATTGTGATTTATAATATCATTGTCGCAGTAGGCGTCATTTTGTTTGGAGTTGCGGTCTTCAATTCACCTGGGATTGAAGGGGCCATTTACTACTTGATCCACGATATGATCATCAAAGGCGCCCTCTTTATGCTTACAGGTGCCATGATTGTGATTACAGGCACAAGTGATTTACGGAAAATGGGCGGACTGCTGAAAAATCATCCTCTCCTTGCGTGGATGTTCTTTATTGCCGCCATTGCCCTTGCTGGAATTCCTCCATTAAGCGGTTTTGTCGGCAAGCTTAAAATTGTCCAGGGCGGCTTTGAAGCCGGAGAATATGTCTTTGCTTTATTTGTCCTGATATCAAGCTTGCTTGTTCTCTACTCCATTATGAAAATTTTTATCAATGGATTCTGGGGTGAAGTCAAGCTTGCGAAAGAACAGGAGAAAGGCTCGACAAAAGGTCTTCTCTTTCCAATCGCTGTCCTGATAGCTCTATCGATTGCTTTTGGGGTTGGAACGGAAGCAGCTGCACCATATATCACTCAAGCTGCTGAAACGCTGCTCGATCCATCAATCTATATTCAAGCCGTGCTGAAGGAGTAGATGTTATGGCCTTTCAAATTTTACTTAATTTCTCTATTGCATTTACATGGATGTTCTTAAAGGGCGAATACTCCGTCCGAGACTTTTTTAACGGCTACTTCTTCGGACTGCTGATGATCTTTGCGCTGCGCCGTTTTTTCAATCACCGGTTCTATCTATGGAATATTATCGCCGTTTTAAAGCTCCTTTATATTTTCAACCGTGAGCTGATTATGTCTAATCTTGCGGTATTAAAAATCGTGCTTGCACCTAAAATCACAACCCGGCCCGGGATTTTCAAGCTTGAAACAGAACTGAAAAAAGATTGGGAAATTACCATTCTGGCCAATTTAATTACCTTGACTCCCGGAACTCTTGTCGTTGAGGTCTCAGACGATAACCGCTTTCTGTATATTCATGCGATGGACTTAGAAGACGCAGAAGAAGCAAGAAAAGATATTAAAAACACGTTTGAGAAAGCCATTCAGGAGGTGAGCCGCTAATGCTCGACCTGGTATTAAGAATCTCACTTCTCATCATAGCTATTTCAACTGTTTTATACTTGTACAGGCTGATCAAAGGGCCATCGATTCCTGACCGGGTCATTGCGCTTGATGCCATTGGAATTAACCTGATTTGTATTACGGCCATCATTTCAGTTATACTCCGAACCAATGCTTTCCTAGAGGTCATTCTGCTGCTTGGAATCCTGACATTCATTGGAACAGTTGCCTTTGCAAAGTTCCTTGAGAAGGGAGAGATTATCGAAAATGATCGTAATAGCTAATATCATTATTGGGTATTTCATTCTTCAGGGGGCACTGCTGAGTCTGATAGCAGCCTTTGGGGTTGTCCGCCTGCCTGATGCCTATACGCGCAATCATGCCGCTTCCAAGAGCGCAACGCTTGGCGTCATCAGTATCCTGCTTGGTGTATTCTTCTATTTTTGGCTGATTGAAGGCCATTTAAATGCACGAATCATACTGGGGATTGTTTTTGTTTTTATGACAGCACCGGTTGCCGGGCACCTCATTATGAGGGCTGCCTATAACACGAAAGTACCGCTTTGGGAAAAAAGTGTTCAGGACGATTTAGAATCAGACCGGAAAAGTGAAAGTGTAAAAGGATGAGATCCGTCTCATCCTTTTTTAAAGGAGCAAAAATTAAATGACCTACGCTATTAAGCTTAGAGACGTTTTTTCACAGCATGCAGATCAGGAAAAAGCTTTTGCGATGGAGAAGTATATGCGCAATCAATTTCGTTTTTTTGGAATAAAATCACCTGAAAGAAAAGAAATTACGAAGCAATTCCTTAAACACCACGGACGGCCTGATCACTTAAAAACCACGATATTGGAACTTTGGACGTTTGAAGAAAGGGAACTATTATATGCTGCGGTCGATATTCTTCTGCTTGAAAAAAAGAAGCTTGGGCAGCTGGACATAGAATGGATAAAACACCTGATCATTACAAACTCCTGGTGGGATACAGTGGATCTAATTGCATCTAACATAATCGGTCACCTCGTTATAAAGAATCCCGAATTGCGGGAAACACACCTCGATCAATGGACTGACTCGGACAATTTCTGGCTTCAAAGAACGGCCATCCTGCATCAATTAAAATACAAGCAAAAAACAGACGAAGCCTGGCTTTACGATGTCATCCTAAAGCACTCAGCATCAGCCGAATTTTTCATTCAAAAGGCAATTGGCTGGTCATTGCGCGAATACTCGAAAACAAATCCTGATTCCGTAAGAACATTTATTGCAGGGAATGAATTGCCTTCTTTAAGCAGGCGTGAAGGAATGAAGTATCTGTAATCATACTCATAGAGTGCTTTTGAGTACCCAAAAATGGAATTCTCTTGGTTTTGAGTACTCATTGCGTGCCGGTGAGTACCCAAAAATGGAATTCTCTTGGTTTTGAGTACTCATTGCGTGCTTTTGAGTATTCAAAAACGGAATTCTACTTGGTTTTGAGTACTCATTGCGTGCCGGTGAGTACCCAAAAACGGAATCCCCTTGGTTTTGAGTATTCATTGAGTGCCTTGGAGTACCCAAAAACAGGCTTCCACTTGGTTTTGAGTACTCATAGAGTGCTTTTGAGTACCCAAAAACGGAAT
The window above is part of the Metabacillus dongyingensis genome. Proteins encoded here:
- a CDS encoding Na+/H+ antiporter subunit D → MNNIVMLPLIVPLLAGILLIFFNKYITVQKWMSVIASLIAGIISFLLVLDVRENGILTVEIGSWAPPYGIVFVADMFSSLLVLTTSIIGLTSILFAFRSIGAERERFYFYPAVQFLLTGVTGAFLTGDIFNLFVFFEVMLMSSYVLIVLGGTKPQLRESIKYIIVNIFSSALFVITVAYLYAVTGTLNMADLSQIISENGQTGILTVIAILFLVVFGMKGAIFPLYFWMPGSYQAPPAVVTALFGALLTKVGVYSITRVYSLIFIHDTGYTHQILAWLSVLTILFGVIGAVAYWDIEKIVIYNIIVAVGVILFGVAVFNSPGIEGAIYYLIHDMIIKGALFMLTGAMIVITGTSDLRKMGGLLKNHPLLAWMFFIAAIALAGIPPLSGFVGKLKIVQGGFEAGEYVFALFVLISSLLVLYSIMKIFINGFWGEVKLAKEQEKGSTKGLLFPIAVLIALSIAFGVGTEAAAPYITQAAETLLDPSIYIQAVLKE
- a CDS encoding Na+/H+ antiporter subunit E; the protein is MAFQILLNFSIAFTWMFLKGEYSVRDFFNGYFFGLLMIFALRRFFNHRFYLWNIIAVLKLLYIFNRELIMSNLAVLKIVLAPKITTRPGIFKLETELKKDWEITILANLITLTPGTLVVEVSDDNRFLYIHAMDLEDAEEARKDIKNTFEKAIQEVSR
- a CDS encoding Na(+)/H(+) antiporter subunit F1, which gives rise to MLDLVLRISLLIIAISTVLYLYRLIKGPSIPDRVIALDAIGINLICITAIISVILRTNAFLEVILLLGILTFIGTVAFAKFLEKGEIIENDRNS
- the mnhG gene encoding monovalent cation/H(+) antiporter subunit G, with the translated sequence MIVIANIIIGYFILQGALLSLIAAFGVVRLPDAYTRNHAASKSATLGVISILLGVFFYFWLIEGHLNARIILGIVFVFMTAPVAGHLIMRAAYNTKVPLWEKSVQDDLESDRKSESVKG
- a CDS encoding DNA alkylation repair protein, whose protein sequence is MTYAIKLRDVFSQHADQEKAFAMEKYMRNQFRFFGIKSPERKEITKQFLKHHGRPDHLKTTILELWTFEERELLYAAVDILLLEKKKLGQLDIEWIKHLIITNSWWDTVDLIASNIIGHLVIKNPELRETHLDQWTDSDNFWLQRTAILHQLKYKQKTDEAWLYDVILKHSASAEFFIQKAIGWSLREYSKTNPDSVRTFIAGNELPSLSRREGMKYL